TCCAACCATCAGCGAAACACTCCCGATGGGGCAACTCCTGGAGCTGCAGCGACGGCACAGCACTCGCAAGCTTGTGCTCATGAATCTCTCTACCGCTGATGGCGTAGAGATGCTGAGCCACACCACGTCACCACCACTGGCCACTGTGAGCTGGTGGCACCTGGTGCAGGATCGTTCCAACCAAACAGCAGAAAACACCCATTGGTTTGTCACACCGTCCATTGGTGGACAAGCCGATCGCCAAGCCTTAATCCAGGCCTTAGGAGAAGGAACGATCAACGCCGTTGCGGTCCATGGCATTCCACTCGACGATGAGGAGTGTCTGTTGCCTCCCGATCAACGCCCTAAAGGCCTATCCGGGCACCACTTGGTGCTGCCAACGCTCTGGCAACGCCTCGTGGTCGATTTGGGGTGGAGCGTGAACCAGCTCTGGGAAGCGCTCAGTTTTGGCCCGGCACGGTTGCTTGGACAGGACGAAGAACGACTCAGCATCGGAAGCAACCGCTGGTTGCTCTTTGATCCTGACCAAATCTGGAATCAAACCCGTGATGCCCCCTACGCCCCCAAAGCGGCCAATCAACCTTGGATCGGCGTTCCGATTCGGGGGCAAGTGGTGAGTTGTGGACTCAAGATCCCAACGAACCAAATCGGTTGAATGGCCAGAAACGCCAGACCGCTCGACCAATAATCTGATCTTCAGGCAGGAAGGCCCCTCCCGGCCAATAGCGACCATCCCAGCTGTTACTGCGGTTATCACCAAGAACGAGTACGCGTCCCTTCGGGACCGTGGCGTTCAGAGTGCGGCAAAGACTCATCCCCCGCTTGTCCAGAGGGCAATAATTGGTCACATAGGGTTCGTCGAGATCAACACCATTCACTTTCACCTCTCCTCGAGGGTTCACGACGACCTGATCACCTGCCACAGCCACAACGCGTTTGATGTAGGCATCACAGGCCGGATGGCTGACGCCAGGAATCAACCCAATCAAAGGGATATTCGCGAGAACGCATTGGAAAGGTGGGGGTGACGTTGTTGAACGCAGTGCAGGATCGAAGGCATAGGGAGAGTTGAACACAACAATGTCTCCCCGCCGAGGTTTGCGGCCGCG
The window above is part of the Synechococcus sp. WH 8020 genome. Proteins encoded here:
- a CDS encoding dihydroorotase; the encoded protein is MTETMLLDPVQVLVSSDQPLQVASAALFEDDRLIALGDEARERAAEQGVASQSRAHQLLAPCLVDPHSSLPSPFTGGGETLETLIHSAGRAGYGQLALLPNGESERDSPERLKGFQPRGCDLKVHLWGSFSHRGEGERLSSHADLLDAGAIGLSAGQQIPSVNLIDRALLLGEMAGAPVLIAPNDPSLRGNGMIREGVETLRAGWPADPTISETLPMGQLLELQRRHSTRKLVLMNLSTADGVEMLSHTTSPPLATVSWWHLVQDRSNQTAENTHWFVTPSIGGQADRQALIQALGEGTINAVAVHGIPLDDEECLLPPDQRPKGLSGHHLVLPTLWQRLVVDLGWSVNQLWEALSFGPARLLGQDEERLSIGSNRWLLFDPDQIWNQTRDAPYAPKAANQPWIGVPIRGQVVSCGLKIPTNQIG
- the lepB gene encoding signal peptidase I; amino-acid sequence: MADKQRNSRSDDDRPNSSEPPQEPNQALKKDRGSGHPLWDFWGPLFFTMALYFGIRHYLAEARFIPSGSMLPGLQIQDRLLVEKLTYRGRKPRRGDIVVFNSPYAFDPALRSTTSPPPFQCVLANIPLIGLIPGVSHPACDAYIKRVVAVAGDQVVVNPRGEVKVNGVDLDEPYVTNYCPLDKRGMSLCRTLNATVPKGRVLVLGDNRSNSWDGRYWPGGAFLPEDQIIGRAVWRFWPFNRFGSLGS